One Misgurnus anguillicaudatus chromosome 20, ASM2758022v2, whole genome shotgun sequence DNA segment encodes these proteins:
- the zbtb22a gene encoding zinc finger and BTB domain-containing protein 43 — protein MDQMLGRASAPPGPVLQVCFPSVRASVLENLNRQREEGQLCDLSIQVQGQVFRAHRCVLAASSPYFHDQVLLKNVTTVSLPSVMDPLAFESVLTSVYTGQLSIVRDDIVNYVTVASFLQMWHIVDKCTDILKRSRPLAQVSPSGATSSSHQSPSSSDCCFVDAEELDRGAGEQTVALEKRSLVAEHGALPPLATWRRPHQQQGRWGRSSLSVPLKAESPRPDRNPAGSDYACSVLPLTSGVGGENEAEFGTRHRFRTRHQRVREDEEQRKRGQRWMEADEGVGELLEDEKVRVKCEEHQAGGVESGGCVRERECGESEREACDLARSDHARWHGNADWPAASCAQSDGKLSGKGFGGGGVEEDDAAEVDEMDIARFAEGGFETYDEIEEATGQVSQRPLLHAPPDEFAPGPSDLSWPQNVSPTSRPSSVPPCSSPPLTSPSSPLSGTPYAGKVHYCHCGKAYTLKSMRDRHVKMQHLNLRPFACPVCSKSFKMKHHLTKHVKTHGSLRPYECAFCGKKIVWRDSFLKHQARCQRSSAAVPATVTVEVAGGELEDELASANAVGQVKKEKMAEY, from the exons ATGGACCAGATGCTCGGCCGTGCCAGCGCTCCGCCCGGTCCGGTTCTGCAGGTGTGTTTCCCGAGTGTCCGGGCGTCCGTTCTGGAGAATCTGAACCGTCAGCGCGAGGAGGGTCAGTTATGTGATCTGTCCATCCAGGTACAGGGTCAGGTGTTCAGGGCTCACAGATGTGTGCTGGCTGCTTCATCTCCTTACTTTCATGATCAG GTTCTCTTGAAGAACGTAACCACAGTGTCTCTTCCCTCTGTGATGGATCCTCTGGCGTTCGAGAGCGTGTTAACCTCCGTGTACACCGGACAGCTCAGCATCGTGCGCGATGACATCGTAAACTACGTCACCGTCGCCAGTTTCCTTCAGATGTGGCACATCGTGGACAAGTGCACGGACATCCTGAAAAGGTCACGCCCTTTAGCCCAGGTGAGCCCGAGCGGGGCGACCTCCTCGAGTCACCAGTCGCCCAGCAGCTCCGACTGCTGTTTCGTGGACGCAGAGGAGCTGGACAGAGGAGCGGGCGAGCAGACGGTCGCTCTAGAAAAGAGGTCGCTCGTCGCCGAGCACGGTGCGCTGCCTCCTCTGGCCACCTGGAGGCGACCGCATCAGCAGCAGGGCAGGTGGGGCAGAAGCAGCCTCTCCGTCCCCCTCAAAGCGGAGTCTCCACGGCCCGACCGCAACCCAGCGGGAAGCGACTACGCCTGCTCCGTCTTACCTTTGACATCCGGCGTCGGCGGGGAAAACGAAGCTGAATTCGGTACGCGGCACCGGTTCCGGACGCGTCACCAAAGAGTCCGAGAGGATGAGGAGCAGAGGAAGAGAGGGCAGAGGTGGATGGAGGCAGATGAAGGGGTGGGAGAGCTCTTGGAGGACGAGAAAGTGAGGGTGAAGTGTGAGGAGCATCAGGCCG GAGGCGTTGAATCAGGGGGAtgtgtcagagagagagagtgtggaGAGAGTGAACGGGAAGCGTGCGATCTAGCTCGATCAGATCACGCTCGGTGGCACGGTAACGCCGATTGGCCGGCGGCTTCGTGCGCTCAGTCGGACGGCAAGCTGTCCGGCAAAGGCTTCGGCGGAGGAGGCGTCGAGGAGGACGACGCCGCCGAGGTAGACGAAATGGACATCGCTCGCTTCGCGGAAGGTGGATTCGAGACCTACGACGAGATCGAGGAGGCCACGGGCCAAGTTTCCCAGAGGCCTTTGCTGCACGCTCCACCTGACGAGTTCGCGCCGGGACCGTCGGACCTCTCCTGGCCTCAAAACGTCTCTCCGACCTCGCGGCCCTCCTCTGTTCCTCCCTGTTCCTCTCCTCCGCTCACCTCCCCCTCCTCTCCTCTCTCTGGGACGCCCTATGCGGGCAAAGTTCACTACTGCCACTGCGGCAAAGCCTACACGCTGAAGAGCATGCGGGACCGGCACGTAAAGATGCAGCACCTCAACCTCCGTCCGTTCGCCTGTCCCGTGTGCTCCAAGAGCTTCAAAATGAAGCATCACCTGACCAAACACGTCAAGACGCACGGAAGCCTGCGGCCGTACGAGTGCGCGTTTTGCGGCAAGAAGATCGTCTGGAGAGACAGTTTCTTGAAACATCAGGCACGCTGTCAGCGGTCGTCCGCCGCCGTGCCCGCCACCGTTACGGTCGAGGTGGCCGGTGGTGAGCTGGAAGACGAGTTGGCATCTGCGAATGCGGTGGGGCAAGTGAAGAAGGAGAAAATGGCAGAATATTAA